The sequence below is a genomic window from Acidobacteriota bacterium.
GACGCGCGCCTCGATCCCGTCGAGCTCCCGCTGTTCCTTGAAGCCGACCCGGCGTTTCCGCGCGGAGGGCTTCGCGGCGGTGCGGCGCGCCGGGGCGGCGCCCTTCCGCTCCGCGAACCACGCTTCCCACTGGTCGAGGCCGGCGAGCGCCGTGAGCGTCCCCCTGCCCTTCTCGTCCTTCCCGAACGCGAGGATGCGGTTCGTGACGCGGTCCAGGAAGTACCGGTCGTGCGTCACGAGGATGACGGCGCCCGGGAAATCCGCGAGGCAGTCCTCGAGCACCTGGAGCGTCGCGAGGTCGAGGTCGTTCGTCGGCTCGTCGAGGACGAGGAGGTTCGTCTTCTTCAGCATGAGCCGCGCAAGGAGCAGCCGGCTCTGCTCGCCGCCCGAGAGGCGGGCGACCTTCATGTCCCTCTGCTCTTCCTTGAACAGGAACCGGTCGAGGTAGCTCCGGATGTGGACGAGCGCGCCGCGGTACTCGACGTGGTCGCCCTCGGGGCAGATCGTCCTCGCGACCGTCGAGTCCGGGTCGAGGCTCTCGCGGCCCTGCTCGAACGTGACCGGCTGGAGGTTCTCCGCGCGGAAGACCTCGCCCGTGTCGGGCTTCTCCGTGCCGAGCAGCGTCCGGAGGAGCGTCGACTTGCCGCAGCCGTTAGGCCCGAGGAGGCCGATCCGGCTGTGCGGCGTGACGAGGAGGTCGAGGTGCGAGAAGAGGACGTTCGCGCCGTACGCCTTGCCGATCCCCTTCGCCTCGATGAGCCGCTTCGGGTTCTTCCCGGAGTCCTGGAAGTCGAGGCGGACGCTCTGCGACCGGTTCCGCTCCGACAGCTGCCCGACCTCGGTCTCGAGCGCGCCCGCCCTCTGGATGCGCGCCTGCTGCTTCGTCGAGCGCGCCTTGGCGCCGCGGAGAAGCCACTCCGTCTCGCGCCGGAGCTGGTTCCGGAGCGACAGCTCGCGCTGAGCGTCGGTCGCGAGGCGCTCCTCCTTCACCCGGAGGTACGTCGCGTAGTCGCCGCGGACGTCGAGGAGGCCGTTCGCGTTCCGCCGGTCGAGCTCGAGGATGCGGTTCGCGACGCGTTGCAGGAACACCCGGTCGTGCGTCACCGTGAGCGTCGCGAACGGCGCGCGGGCGAGCAGCTCCTCGAGCCAGAGGATCGCGTCGACGTCGAGGTGGTTCGTGGGCTCGTCGAGGAGCAGGAGATCGGGCTTCCGGACGAGCTCGCGTGCGAGCGCAACGCGTTTCTTCCACCCTCCGGAGAGCGTCGCGACGGGCGTCCCGGCCGAGCGTCCCTCCGTCAGGAGCGAGAGCCGCGCCATGTACTCGTCCGCCGCGAACCCGGCTTCCCAGTCCTCCTCGCCGGCGTGCGCGCCCGCGGCGCCCTCGAGCACCGCATCGCGGATCGTCGCGCCCTCGCGGAACACCGGCATCTGGGAGAGGTACCCGATGCGCAGCCCCCGCTGGGCGGAGCGCGTGCCCTCGTCCGGCGGGATCTCGCCCGCGAGGATGGCGAGCAGCGTGGACTTGCCCGCGCCGTTCGGGCCGATGAGGCCGATGCGGTCGCCCGAGTCCACGGAGCACCCGATCCCCTCGAACAGGGGATGGGAGCCAAAGGCCTTCGTGAGACCCGTCGTGGTGAGGAGGATTCCCATGGGAGAAGAGTGGCGGGGCCGACGGGGCTCGAACCCGCGACCTCAGGCGTGACAGGCCTGCGCTCTAACCAACTGAGCTACGACCCCGATTTTTCGTCCCAACGCAGGTGCGCGGCGGGAGGACGCGGAGTATACAGAGGTCGTGACCGGCCGCAAGCGCACCGCCGCCCTGCTCCTGACCGCCCTCTGGGCCGCGCCGGCGCCGGGCGCCGAGCAAATGCGGATCCTGACGTTCGTGCCCGGAGTCGCCCAGGGGCGGCTCCCGGTCACGGTCGATCTCGGGTCCGCGCCTCCCCCGGCGGAGCTCCTCCTCGACGGGAAGAGCGTCTGCCGCGTGACGAGCCGCCGTCAGACCTGCACCGTGGACCTCGGGCCCGCGCCCCGCGTGCGGCTCCTCGAGCTCGTGCGCCGCGGGAGTGCCGGACCGGCCGAGCGCGTGCGCCGCTGGGTGAACAAGCCCTCCGTCGCGCGCGCCGAGGTCCTGCCCCGGACCGACTGCGTGAAGGCGAGCGGGCCGTGCACGCTGTCCGTCGCCTGGTCCCACGAGCAGGACCTGGACCCGGCTCTCCTCAGCGTCGCGATCGACGGGAAGAAGGCGTACGAGGGTCCGCCGAAGGACGTCGCGATCCCGTTCGCGGCCGAGAAGCCGGTGCGGGTCGTCGCCGTCGACCTCTCGTTCGTCGACGGCCAGAGGGCGTCCGAGACTCTTCTCATCGGGAGCGGCACGTCGAGCGCCGTCGAGGCCCCGCTCAACGCCGTCGTCGTGTCGACCCGGGGCAAGGAAGGCGCCGCGCGGCCCGCGCCCGCCACGCTCGGCGGAAGGCTCGTCCGCGCCGCCGAGCCCGGCGAGAG
It includes:
- a CDS encoding ABC-F family ATP-binding cassette domain-containing protein; translated protein: MGILLTTTGLTKAFGSHPLFEGIGCSVDSGDRIGLIGPNGAGKSTLLAILAGEIPPDEGTRSAQRGLRIGYLSQMPVFREGATIRDAVLEGAAGAHAGEEDWEAGFAADEYMARLSLLTEGRSAGTPVATLSGGWKKRVALARELVRKPDLLLLDEPTNHLDVDAILWLEELLARAPFATLTVTHDRVFLQRVANRILELDRRNANGLLDVRGDYATYLRVKEERLATDAQRELSLRNQLRRETEWLLRGAKARSTKQQARIQRAGALETEVGQLSERNRSQSVRLDFQDSGKNPKRLIEAKGIGKAYGANVLFSHLDLLVTPHSRIGLLGPNGCGKSTLLRTLLGTEKPDTGEVFRAENLQPVTFEQGRESLDPDSTVARTICPEGDHVEYRGALVHIRSYLDRFLFKEEQRDMKVARLSGGEQSRLLLARLMLKKTNLLVLDEPTNDLDLATLQVLEDCLADFPGAVILVTHDRYFLDRVTNRILAFGKDEKGRGTLTALAGLDQWEAWFAERKGAAPARRTAAKPSARKRRVGFKEQRELDGIEARVQAAEAARDALRDESEHPDHASDALKLVAILAALEEKQDEVDRLYARWAELERLAAGDPA